GAAAAAGACAGACCGCAACTTGACGAAGGAGCACCCCATCGGGTGCCGGTCTAAGCGCCTTCGCAAGTAGGCCCGCTCCGACTAGACCCCCCTTTAAGCTAACTCCCATCCGGTGAGCGCCTAAAGAAGAAATCTAGTACCTCGTCCGTCCAGACCTCCTTGAGAACGTTGCGTCCGAGCATGTATCATGGACGTGTGAAGCAACAATTTACCCTTCACTGCCCGGAACAACTGACATCGGAGTACAACGCCTCGCGGCGGAGATCACACGTCTACCTCGCGCTACCTTGTAGTCGTTAGGCCAGACCGCGGATTGATGGGAGTGCATCGACGAAAGGTGGGAGGCCCAAAGTGTCCTGCTCTATGCCAACACCAAGCGGTGTGGTCAGGTATTAGGGTTGAAAGATGGAAGAGGATACCTAGTCACCCGCCGCATGCTGTTTGTGCAGGGCGGGTATCAGATTATGTCGCCATCGTCGTCGCGTGCCTGTAGAAGGGCGGGGTATGTCTATTAGACGCCGAGCGATGTTGAGATGTTAAAAGTGATAGTATGCCGTGAGGAGGTGGCATGTTGACCGCCTTGGTTGAAGGTATATGATGGTGGTAGGAAACCAAGAAGCGATGGGGATtctggagaaaagaaggggGTTTTTATAGAGGATCTGGGTTGTGTGGTGTTTGTTATCTTTTGTTTTCGTTGTTCTATCGCACGTGTTGTGTGCACCTACACACACACCTCGATGTACGAGCTTCTCGAGTGGCACCTCGGCTATTCTGACATTTGGCGGGAAAATCTAGTGATAGATTACATTCGGCGAGGCTGACGATGGGAAATAACAGGAGGAACGAGTGTTTCAGCCGAACGCAAGTTGCAGGGGCTCCTCATATAATTTCCATAACGGGAATCGCAAGGCAAATGACCTTCCTAATCCGGGTATGATAGATCACCGCAGCAGTGACAGCACCGAATTGCAAGCAGTGACTCGACCTTGCATTCACACCGAAGGTTCTGCTTCCAGAGAAAAAGGGATCGATATCGTTCTTGATCTTTTCGTGACTTATCCGCCAATCGATATACGTGTATAATCTTATTTAGTAATCCCTATCGATGTTGAGCTGGACCATCACCTATGATCTATTAACGGGAGAGTGGAAACATGGAGGTAGAATACTATTGCCCAAAGTTCGTAGAAAACCCCGAAACAGGGTTGGTGAGCTCTAACCATTCCATCGAGTCATCCATGAACTGTTGCATCAGACCGTCTGCCTCTGAACACACGTCAGGGAATGTGTAGTCCAGAAAACCAAGGTAAGGATTATCATATGTCAAGGGTAACGGTGTGTCGGAGAGAGGGTATGACGATGGATTTGGAGATAATGGAGTAGTCATCGATGGTAGATCAGCGTTCAATCCCTGATTGAACCAGGAGTGTGGAAGGGTAGGTAAACATTCAGGCGACGTGTTCTGCGTGTATTGCTGATACTCCAGTTGATTGGAGACGTGCTCAATATGGTTGTTGAATGGTGCAAGAGGCTCATATCCATCCGAATAGAATACCTGCGATTCAACATAAGAAACCGGCGATAAAATTGAACTACTTTTCACAGACCTCGCCAATGTGGTTCCACGAAGTCGACGACGCCTCCGGTGACACCGAACTGGAGGTAGCGCGAGAGACTTTGCACTTGGGTGCCTTCTTGTTAGTTGCCGTGGTCGTGTTGGGGGAGTAGACGTAGTCAGGGAACATGGCATAGTGTCGCTCTTTTTCGATAGCGGCAAATTGCAAGAAAGGTTTCTTCTCTTCAACGGACATGTTTTTCCATATTTCGCCGGCCTGTTTGCTCAATTCGTTCTGCTTCACATCCTTGGACTCATGCATATTGTTGATGTACCATGAGCggaagaaaataaaagcaTTACGAGGGCGAGGGATGTGTCCTGGTTCGCGACGACGGCTGCTTGGGCGACGAGGAGGGACGGAAAAGGACGCATCGATACCACAAGTACCGGAAGAGGCAAGAGAATATTGGGAAAGTGAAGGTATCGCGCCCTCGTGACCCAGCAAGCTCAAGGTAGCATCACGGTCTATGATATCATGGTCAGAGAAATAATACATCCGAAAATATCATAGGCGTACCAGCATAAGTGAACGATAGGTCGTCAAAAAATTGTTCAGAGAGAGAGTTGGGTGTACCACCGAAGGAGAAAGACATTTTATCAAGTAAATGTGCTCGAGAATATCAGAAGATTTTCTGAATTGCTCAATACGATGTATTGCTGCCTATACTCCCCC
The sequence above is a segment of the Psilocybe cubensis strain MGC-MH-2018 chromosome 4, whole genome shotgun sequence genome. Coding sequences within it:
- a CDS encoding Transcription factor SOX-4, with product MSFSFGGTPNSLSEQFFDDLSFTYADRDATLSLLGHEGAIPSLSQYSLASSGTCGIDASFSVPPRRPSSRRREPGHIPRPRNAFIFFRSWYINNMHESKDVKQNELSKQAGEIWKNMSVEEKKPFLQFAAIEKERHYAMFPDYVYSPNTTTATNKKAPKCKVSRATSSSVSPEASSTSWNHIGEVFYSDGYEPLAPFNNHIEHVSNQLEYQQYTQNTSPECLPTLPHSWFNQGLNADLPSMTTPLSPNPSSYPLSDTPLPLTYDNPYLGFLDYTFPDVCSEADGLMQQFMDDSMEWLELTNPVSGFSTNFGQ